A DNA window from Pseudorasbora parva isolate DD20220531a chromosome 5, ASM2467924v1, whole genome shotgun sequence contains the following coding sequences:
- the gjc4b gene encoding gap junction gamma-1 protein, protein MSWSFLTRLLDEISNHSTFVGKIWLTLFIIFRIVLTVVGGESIYYDEQSKFVCNTQQPGCENVCYDAFAPLSHVRFWVFQIIMITTPTIMYLGFAMHKIARMNDDEYGPRNRKRMPMINRGANRDYEEAEDNGEEDPMMTEEILPEKEKAPEKPAPKHDGRRRIRRDGLMKVYILQLLSRIVFEVGFLFGQYILYGFEVAPSYVCTRSPCPHTVDCFVSRPTEKTIFLLIMYAVSCLCLSLTVLEILHLGLSGIRDAFRRRARHQSIARQRGAICRQVPTAPPGYHTALKKDKLSMGIKPEYNLESCRESFGDESSSREIERVRRHLKRAQQHIDMAYQNGENSPLRSSSPESNGTAVEQNRLNFAQEKQGSTCEKGIRA, encoded by the exons ATGAGCTGGAGCTTTCTTACACGGCTGTTGGATGAAATCTCCAACCACTCCACCTTTGTGGGCAAGATCTGGCTTACGCTATTCATAATTTTCCGCATTGTGTTGACTGTCGTGGGTGGTGAATCGATATACTATGATGAACAGAGCAAATTTGTGTGTAACACCCAGCAACCTGGATGCGAGAACGTCTGCTATGATGCGTTTGCGCCGCTCTCTCATGTCCGATTCTGGGTTTTTCAGATCATTATGATCACAACCCCTACTATTATGTACCTGGGCTTTGCGATGCACAAGATCGCTCGCATGAATGATGACGAGTATGGACCGAGGAACAGGAAGCGCATGCCCATGATCAACCGTGGAGCCAACCGCGATTATGAGGAGGCTGAGGACAATGGCGAGGAAGATCCTATGATGACGGAGGAGATCCTTCCAGAGAAAGAGAAGGCGCCTGAGAAGCCAGCCCCTAAACACGACGGGAGACGGAGAATACGTCGGGATGGGCTCATGAAGGTGTACATCCTGCAGCTTCTGTCGCGGATTGTTTTTGAGGTGGGCTTTCTCTTTGGCCAGTATATCCTGTATGGTTTTGAGGTTGCCCCCTCGTACGTGTGCACTCGCAGCCCCTGCCCGCACACGGTGGACTGCTTTGTGTCACGTCCGACGGAGAAAACTATCTTCCTGCTGATCATGTATGCCGTGAGCTGTCTCTGCTTGTCTCTCACGGTGCTGGAGATTCTTCATTTGGGCCTCAGTGGAATCCGTGATGCTTTCCGGCGGCGTGCGCGTCACCAAAGCATTGCACGTCAACGTGGTGCCATTTGCAGACAGGTGCCCACTGCCCCACCAGGGTACCACACTGCCCTGAAAAAAGACAAGCTTTCCATGGGAATCAAACCGGAGTATAACTTGGAATCTTGTCGCGAGTCTTTTGGCGACGAGTCGTCATCGCGCGAAATTGAACGTGTGCGTAGACACCTGAAACGCGCCCAACAGCATATAGATATGGCCTATCAGAACGGTGAGAACAGTCCTTTACGCAGCAGCAGCCCGGAGTCCAACGGCACCGCTGTTGAGCAAAACAGACTTAACTTCGCTCAGGAGAAGCAGGGGAGCACATGTGAAAAAG GGATCCGCGCTTGA
- the LOC137076185 gene encoding lactase/phlorizin hydrolase-like, with translation MKVLEGFLSLGLLAVFWSYCNAEQQEFILLAGPLTTSQTSSLGSSDEDNVFNCRGPLPQQSRDYFLYLQSRGVTYFKVPLSWSHILPIGDSNQPHEDTVTCYKTLVQQLTESGIKPLLVLHRSAVPEHFRASYGGWENPLLVQMFEQYAGFVFNTFRDLVDTIVTFSHLHELHNEVHLQNALQSHVNIYNVYHQTSKALHLSLGIRANDANLIPQIMAYVDFITVHMQYNCKLNRPLSEELRTLQIVSGQKSILIYQLTVKDCDGYENNFQPLTTILGVLQNKNLHISGCDITHLFGKLDQEETLKSLQKENTKTVVHQKSASTFSYQKVWEKFRSQTEAERDQFLSGLFQADFEWSVSSESLKVEGGWAEHGKGETIWDRFSHEGHVFENQTTDLACDSYHKVDYDVYLLRGMMAPNYQFSISWARIFPTGRRESLVEKGAAYYDKMINTLLQSGIEPTVTLHHWDLPQALQDSGGWDNDSIVEAFKEFSDFCFSRYGDRVKTWITFGSPWVVSNLGYGTGEHPPSIKDPIMASYKVTHNILKSHAEAWHIYNDKYRKLHGGKVGIALYSDWAEPRNPLSDLDVAAAERYLNFMLGWFAHPIFVDGDYPAVLKEQIEKKKDVCGIELARLPVFTEAEKKRILGTADFFGLNHHTSRLVSESLNSCDAGPNNVGDFQAHIDPIWPSTASDQIQSVPWGLRRLLNYIFLEYTSITKVPIYITGNGMPTEYNGDVLNDTQRVDYLKAYINEAMKAVHLDDIVIQRFTVQSLMDGFEGPQGYSQRFGLHYVNFEEPDRPRTPKASAYYYSKVIESNGFPEKSASPKMQIYGNKIQSTRLPSQPPSEVPSKSKVVWEKFSPQTKFERQLYHYGTFSKGFHWGVSSSAYQVEGGWNADGKGPSVWDTFTQKPGNIPNSDNGNVACDSYNKIDEDLHMLRALKVKTYRFSLSWSRIFPSGYKSSLNQKGVDYYNRLIDSLIKNKITPMVTLYHWDLPQALQNINGWDNPEMINIFNQYCDFCYATFGDRVKFWITFNEPQTIAWSGYGLGQIPPNVKKPRDAPYRVAHNLLKAHAQVYHTYDEKYRASQGGLVSISLNAEWAEPLDVNIPREVLAADRALQFQLGWFAHPIFKNGDYPDAMKWQVGNKSELQGLTGSRLPSFTDEEKAFIQGTADVFCINTYTTKVVRHVTSRLNIESYETDQDVAKDNAEGSENTAVNEQKAVAWGLRRLLNWLKEEYGDPEIYITENGVATGTAITVDDTDRIFFLKTYVDEALKAHNLDGVRIRGYVASSLMDSFEWLNGYTVGYGLHHVNFKHPNRPRTPKRSAHLYFDIMRNNGFPLPVEEEMLYGHFPEGFIWSTATAAYQIEGAWRADGKGLSIWDTFTHTALKISQDENGDIACDSYNKIAEDINSLKTLRVNHYRFSISWPRIMPDGTNRKINEAGLNYYHRLVDALLAANIKPQATLYHWDLPQALQDVGGWENDTIVDRFRDYADVVFNSLGDKVKFWITINEPYNVAMIGHGYGSAAPGISFRPGTAPYIVAHNLIKAHAEAWHLYNDKYRAKHGGIVGITINSDWAEPRNPYKQEDVDAAVRVVQFQIGWFAHPVFNGDYSDLMKDIIRERSLAAGRPQSRLPEFTPAEVARIKGTHDYFGFNHYTTVLAYNMDYKDLQHYDADRGAGTVTDRTWLDSGSFWLKVTPVGFRKILNFIKEEYGNPPVYITENGVSERGPMNLNDVHRIHYYDNYINQALKAYLLDGVDLRGYAAWTLMDNLEWATGFDDKFGFFYVNRSDPTLPRIPKKSVWNYATIINCNGFISPGESPHECQVHEPEGEVTTPPGEELSVSFLGLEVSGPDAERALNVLFSLTVIAAVGVVLLVFGLVKASKKHKRPVEEHIGLEKKDKF, from the exons ATGAAGGTCCTAGAAGGATTTCTTTCTCTGGGTTTGTTAGCTGTTTTTTGGAGCTACTGCAATGCAGAGCAACAGGAGTTCATTTTACTTGCAGGCCCTCTGACCACCAGCCAAACTTCATCTTTAGGATCTTCAGATGAAGACAATGTGTTTAACTGCAGAGGTCCTTTGCCACAACAATCCAGAGACTACTTTCTGTACCTTCAGAGCAGAGGGGTGACCTACTTCAAAGTTCCCCTTTCCTGGTCACACATCCTTCCCATAGGGGACTCCAACCAGCCACATGAGGACACTGTGACATGCTACAAGACGCTTGTGCAGCAGCTGACTGAATCAGGCATCAAACCTCTGTTGGTTCTCCACCGTTCTGCTGTTCCAGAACACTTCAGAGCCAGTTATGGAGGCTGGGAGAATCCATTACTGGTGCAGATGTTTGAGCAGTATGCAGGATTTGTGTTCAATACATTTAGGGATCTTGTGGACACAATTGTCACGTTCAGTCACCTGCATGAGCTACATAATGAAGTGCACCTTCAAAATGCTCTTCAGTCCCATGTAAACATTTACAATGTCTATCATCAAACCTCTAAAG caCTTCATTTGTCTCTTGGGATCAGAGCCAATGATGCTAACTTGATTCCTCAAATCATG GCATATGTGGATTTTATCACTGTCCACATGCAGTACAACTGCAAATTGAATAGACCTCTTTCTGAGGAACTGAGGACATTACAG ATTGTCAGTGGTCAAAAGTCCATCCTTATATATCAGTTGACAGTCAAGGACTGTGATGGATATGAAAATAATTTTCAGCCACTTACCACAATTCTTGGAG TTTTACAGAACAAAAATCTTCACATCTCGGGCTGTGACATCACACATCTCTTTGGGAAGTTAGATCAAGAAGAAACACTAAAAAG TTTGCAGAAGGAAAATACTAAGACTGTTGTCCATCAGAAGTCAGCTTCTACATTTTCATACCAGAAAGTCTGGGAGAAATTCAGAAGTCAAACCGAAGCTGAGCGCGATCAGTTCCTGAGTGGCTTGTTCCAGGCTGATTTTGAATGGTCCGTCTCCAGTGAGAGTTTAAAAGTGGAGGGTGGATGGGCTGAACACGGGAAGGGTGAGACCATATGGGACCGTTTTAGCCATGAGGGTCACGTCTTTGAAAACCAGACCACTGATCTGGCCTGTGATAGTTATCACAAGGTGGACTATGATGTGTATCTGCTTAGGGGCATGATGGCACCTAATTATCAGTTCTCAATTTCCTGGGCTCGCATTTTCCCCACTGGGCGCAGAGAAAGTTTGGTTGAAAAGGGGGCTGCTTATTATGACAAGATGATTAACACACTTCTACAATCGGGCATCGAGCCCACTGTTACCCTGCATCACTGGGACCTTCCCCAAGCTCTGCAGGACTCAGGCGGCTGGGATAACGACTCTATTGTGGAAGCTTTCAAAGAGTTTTCTGACTTTTGCTTCTCTCGTTATGGAGACAGAGTCAAAACATGGATCACCTTCGGCAGCCCCTGGGTAGTGAGCAACCTGGGGTATGGAACAGGGGAACATCCCCCAAGTATTAAAGATCCAATAATGGCCTCTTACAAG GTGACACATAACATTCTGAAATCTCATGCTGAAGCATGGCATATTTATAATGACAAATACAGAAAACTGCATGGAGGAAAAGTGGGCATTGCTCTTTACTCTGACTGGGCAGAGCCAAGAAATCCCTTAAGTGATCTGGATGTAGCAGCAGCTGAGCGTTATCTGAACTTCATGCTGGGCTGGTTTGCTCACCCCATATTTGTAGATGGAGACTATCCAGCCGTACTAAAGGAACaaattgaaaaaaagaaagatgtcTGTGGTATAGAGCTGGCAAGACTTCCTGTCTTCACTGAGGCTGAGAAAAAAAGAATCCTAGGAACAGCTGATTTCTTCGGACTTAACCACCACACTTCACGACTGGTTAGTGAGAGCTTGAATAGCTGTGACGCTGGGCCAAATAATGTTGGGGACTTCCAGGCTCATATTGACCCCATATGGCCCTCCACAGCTTCTGACCAGATCCAGTCAGTTCCGTGGGGGCTTCGGCGGTTATTGAACTACATCTTTTTAGAGTACACTTCCATAACAAAGGTGCCCATCTATATCACAGGAAACGGAATGCCTACTGAGTACAATGGTGATGTGCTCAATGACACACAGCGTGTTGACTATCTCAAAGCTTACATTAATGAAGCAATGAAAG CTGTGCATTTGGATGATATTGTCATCCAGAGGTTTACAGTCCAGTCTCTTATGGATGGTTTTGAGGGTCCTCAAGGCTACAGTCAACGATTTGGATTGCACTATGTGAACTTTGAAGAACCTGACAGGCCAAGAACCCCCAAAGCATCCGCATATTACTATTCAAAGGTGATTGAGAGTAACGGATTCCCTGAGAAATCAGCTAGCCCTAAGATGCAAATCTATGGAAATAAAATTCAGAGCACAAGACTCCCTAGTCAGCCACCATCTGAAGTTCCTTCAAAATCCAAGGTAGTTTGGGAAAAGTTTTCCCCTCAGACCAAGTTTGAGAGACAGCTTTATCACTATGGAACATTTTCAAAGGGATTCCATTGGGGTGTCTCATCTTCAGCCTATCAGGTTGAAGGTGGCTGGAATGCAGATGGAAAAGGACCAAGTGTTTGGGATACTTTCACTCAAAAACCTGGAAATATCCCAAACAGTGACAATGGTAATGTTGCATGTGACAGCTACAATAAAATAGATGAGGATCTACACATGTTAAGAGCCCTAAAAGTGAAGACTTATAGATTCTCCTTGTCATGGTCTCGAATTTTTCCAAGTGGCTATAAATCTTCTCTTAACCAGAAGGGTGTGGACTACTATAACCGGCTCATCGACAGtcttataaaaaacaaaatcacaCCCATGGTGACTCTCTATCATTGGGACTTGCCGCAGGCATTACAGAACATCAACGGTTGGGACAACCCTGAAATGATTAACATATTCAATCAATATTGTGACTTCTGTTATGCAACATTTGGAGACAGGGTGAAGTTTTGGATCACATTTAATGAACCCCAGACAATTGCATGGTCAGGATATGGACTAGGTCAGATTCCACCTAATGTGAAGAAACCAAGAGATGCTCCATACAGGGTTGCGCACAACCTCCTAAAAGCTCACGCACAAGTGTATCATACTTATGATGAGAAATACAGGGCATCTCAAGGAGGTCTGGTATCCATTAGTCTGAATGCTGAATGGGCAGAACCCCTGGATGTCAACATCCCTCGAGAGGTGTTGGCAGCTGATCGAGCCCTTCAGTTCCAGCTAGGCTGGTTTGCACATCCTATCTTTAAAAATGGTGACTACCCTGATGCCATGAAGTGGCAAGTTGGCAACAAGAGTGAACTTCAAGGCTTGACAGGATCCCGCCTGCCTTCTTTTACAGACGAAGAGAAAGCCTTTATCCAAGGAACAGCGGATGTATTCTGCATTAACACATACACTACCAAAGTCGTGCGCCATGTGACCAGCAGACTTAATATTGAGTCTTATGAGACTGACCAGGACGTCGCGAAGGACAATGCAGAGGGCTCTGAAAATACAGCTGTTAATGAGCAGAAGGCTGTTGcttggggactgaggagacttCTTAATTGGTTAAAGGAAGAGTATGGAGACCCTGAGATTTATATAACAGAAAATGGTGTGGCTACAGGCACTGCCATAACGGTTGATGACACCGATCGAATATTCTTCCTGAAGACCTATGTTGATGAGGCTCTTAAAG CACACAACCTGGATGGAGTACGTATTAGGGGTTATGTTGCTAGCTCTCTGATGGACTCTTTTGAGTGGCTGAATGGCTACACTGTTGGCTATGGACTGCACCATGTGAACTTTAAACATCCAAATCGGCCGAGAACTCCAAAACGCTCAGCTCACCTCTACTTTGATATAATGAGAAATAATGGCTTTCCACTTCCAGTTGAGGAAGAAATGTTATACGGACATTTCCCAGAGGGATTTATATGGAGCACAGCAACAGCTGCATATCAG ATAGAGGGCGCCTGGAGAGCAGATGGAAAAGGTCTCAGCATTTGggacacatttacacacactgCTTTGAAGATATCGCAGGATGAAAATGGCGACATTGCCTGTGACAGCTACAACAAGATCGCTGAGGATATCAATAGTCTCAAAACACTGAGGGTCAACCACTACCGGTTTTCTATTTCATGGCCAAGAATTATGCCAGATGGAACAAACAGGAAAATTAATGAAGCTGGACTTAACTACTATCATAGACTAGTAGATGCTCTATTGGCAGCCAATATCAAGCCACAG GCGACTTTGTACCACTGGGATCTCCCACAAGCTCTCCAGGATGTTGGTGGCTGGGAGAATGACACTATTGTCGATAGATTCAGAGATTATGCTGATGTTGTATTTAACAGTCTGGGGGACAAAGTAAAGTTCTGGATCACTATAAATGAACCCTACAATGTTGCAATGATCGGACATGGCTATGGAAGTGCAGCACCAG GTATAAGTTTCAGACCGGGCACTGCCCCATATATTGTGGCACACAACCTCATCAAGGCTCATGCTGAGGCCTGGCATCTGTATAATGATAAGTATCGTGCAAAACATGGTGGCATTGTTGGCATTACTATAAACTCTGACTGGGCTGAACCAAGAAACCCATACAAACAGGAAGATGTGGATGCTGCCGTGCGCGTAGTTCAG TTCCAGATTGGTTGGTTCGCTCATCCTGTGTTCAATGGAGATTATAGTGATTTAATGAAAGACATCATTCGAGAGAGAAGTTTAGCGGCTGGCCGACCTCAGTCAAG GCTTCCAGAATTTACCCCTGCGGAAGTAGCGAGGATTAAGGGAACTcatgattattttggattcaACCACTACACCACTGTCTTAGCCTACAACATGGACTACAAAGACCTCCAGCACTATGATGCAGACAG GGGTGCAGGAACTGTAACAGATCGTACATGGCTTGATTCTGGATCTTTCTGGTTGAAAGTAACTCCTGTGGGATTTCGAAAAATTCTGAATTTCATTAAGGAGGAATATGGAAACCCTCCTGTTTACATTACAGAGAATGGCGTATCAGAACGAGGGCCAATGAATCTGAATGACGTCCACCGTATCCACTACTATGATAACTATATAAATCAGGCACTGAAAG CGTATTTGCTGGATGGTGTGGACCTCCGTGGCTATGCTGCATGGACTCTAATGGACAATCTGGAATGGGCGACGGGCTTTGATGATAAATTTGGCTTTTTCTATGTAAATCGATCAGATCCCACTTTACCACGCATTCCTAAAAAATCTGTCTGGAACTATGCTACAATAATCAACTGCAATGGCTTCATAAGCCCAGGAGAAAGTCCTCATGAATGTCAGGTCCATGAACCTGAAGGTGAGGTG ACTACTCCTCCAGGTGAGGAACTGTCAGTCAGTTTCTTGGGTTTGGAAGTGTCAGGTCCGGATGCTGAACGGGCTCTTAATGTCCTCTTCAGTCTCACCGTTATTGCTGCAGTCGGTGTTGTCCTCTTAGTTTTCGGACTTGTCAAGGCATCCAAGAAACACAAACGTCCAGTGGAGGAACACATTGGCCTTGAGAAAAAAGATAAATTCTAA